The following proteins come from a genomic window of Lolium rigidum isolate FL_2022 chromosome 5, APGP_CSIRO_Lrig_0.1, whole genome shotgun sequence:
- the LOC124656740 gene encoding uncharacterized protein LOC124656740 yields the protein MEGESSSSGEQQVPRIQDSTLKSGRTVEDPFLDFFLDLPFASADLDEYIKEDIINRGKSAEQIANEEEMAYEEKKFTSYRRCWEDHWKPVYGSFLDMTVISPMHFTHSTPGRGLHDAACFAPTLQIFTLRLAGIKGGLEWPLSVYGVVAARDDVDHNRNLLFSCNRSESQKLDQDDPFFRLVGPSRAILFTDHVKFEVQLRVKGTTVSQDRALISAFYHYTGGYYPGVKTICFENCFCTTELCMERIEQTVQATVLSVRVKNGPWPFEYGGEVACFSPSYNTCSIVYECCAACFSW from the exons ATGGAAGGGGAATCATCTAGTTCTGGGGAGCAGCAGGTGCCGAGGATCCAAGACTCAACATTAAAATCGGGTCGAACTGTCGAGGATCCGTTTCTCGACTTCTTCCTGGATTTGCCCTTCGCCTCCGCCGATCTCGATGAGTACATCAAAGAGGATATCATTAACAGGGGCAAATCGGCCGAGCAGATAGCCAATGAGGAGGAGATGGCCTACGAGGAGAAGAAATTCACTTCGTACCGTAGGTGCTGGGAAGATCACTGGAAACCAGTTTACGGATCCTTCCTAGACATGA CGGTTATCAgtcctatgcactttacacactcAACACCTGGACGTGGCCTACATGATGCCGCCTGCTTTGCGCCCACCTTGCAGATCTTCACACTCAGACTCGCGGGAATAAAAGGTGGCCTCGAATGGCCACTGTCTGTGTACGGCGTGGTTGCTGCACGCGACGATGTTGATCACAATCGTAACCTTCTCTTCTCTTGCAATAGAAGCGAGTCTCAAAAACTCGATCAAGAT GATCCTTTTTTCCGCTTGGTTGGCCCATCTCGTGCCATTTTGTTCACGGATCATGTTAAATTTGAAGTCCAACTACGAGTAAAAGGTACGACAGTGTCTCAAGATAGAGCATTGATCAGTGCTTTCTACCACTACACCGGAGGGTATTATCCAGGTGTGAAAACCATTTGCTTTGAGAACTGCTTCTGCACAACAGAGTTATGCATGGAGCGAATTGAACAAACTGTCCAGGCCACTGTCTTGAGTGTCCGTGTCAAAAATGGGCCATGGCCTTTCGAATATGGCGGTGAAGTGGCTTGCTTCTCACCGTCGTATAATACTTGCTCCATCGTCTATGAATGTTGTGCTGCTTGCTTCTCGTGGTAG